The proteins below are encoded in one region of Manis javanica isolate MJ-LG chromosome 8, MJ_LKY, whole genome shotgun sequence:
- the LOC108397489 gene encoding alpha-1-antiproteinase-like yields MPFSIAWGLLLLADLCYRVPGSMHVSEHSHEIRKNPPNPSTAPKMANFSFKLYQSLAGQSNTSNIVLSPVSIAIAFAMPSLGTKGDTHTQILQGLDVNFKKVPKADDVHKAFHHLLNTLNRSDSQFQLATKSALFIDKNLKRVHNFLKTVKNKYHTEAFPVNFEDTEEAKKQINDYVEKGTQGKIVDLVKELDKDTVLILVNYIFFKDSWKDKFEAKHLGEGDFHVEERTAIRVPMATCLGVFGLHRDRGLSCWVLLRHFEGRARAFLLMPDPGKMPQLEESLSEEYLSNILRDIDIWYVLAQGRPSSCHIRPARGWEVGPRPTGHTTMHDQVDPDRGQGQVRHRQPGSVRGAVPTGEETQSCPWGRPSPAWTLPLPGGQSPGQGEQCQHLLGESHEGRDELPGKGAAVCGLQDGKSMASPGAEAAWGRPGERAQGGTSQHMLEHGPCSLAPRHVGFDWGPRNDVVLEHAPQISAHLCIHKYARACRKYLIMYIIKIQMYKYMQYKHIIVSNQYDRSTSLHLPKLSISNTYDLKTLLSKLGITKVFSNEADLSGIAEEVPLKLSKVSHKAVLRIDENGMGHSRATLLEDSTWSRPLTTKFNRPFLIVIKDENTNIPLFMGKMVNPMSK; encoded by the exons ATGCCATTTTCCATCGCATGGGGCCTCCTCCTGCTGGCAGACCTGTGCTACCGAGTCCCTGGCTCCATGCATGTATCTGAGCATAGTCATGAAATTCGTAAGaacccccctaatcccagcacagCCCCCAAAATGGCCAACTTCTCCTTCAAGCTCTACCAGTCACTGGCCGGACAGTCTAACACAAGCAACATCGTCTTGTCCCCAGTGAGCATTGCTATAGCCTTTGCGATGCCCTCCCTGGGGACCAAGGGTGACACTCATACCCAGATCCTGCAAGGCCTAGACGTCAACTTCAAGAAAGTACCTAAGGCTGATGATGTCCACAAAGCCTTCCACCATCTTCTCAACACCCTCAACCGGTCAGACAGCCAGTTCCAGCTGGCCACCAAGAGTGCTCTATTCATTGATAAGAATCTAAAGCGCGTACATAACTTTTTGAAGACTGTCAAGAACAAGTATCACACAGAAGCCTTCCCCGTCAACTTTGAGGACACAGAAGAGGCCAAGAAACAGATCAATGATTATGTAGAGAAGGGAACCCAAGGGAAAATTGTGGATTTGGTCAAAGAGCTTGACAAAGACACAGTTCTTATTCTGgtgaattacattttctttaaag ACAGCTGGAAGGATAAATTTGAGGCTAAGCACTTGGGGGAAGGAGACTTCCATGTGGAAGAGAGGACCGCCATCAGAGTGCCCATGGCCACCTGTCTGGGCGTGTTCGGCCTGCACCGGGACAGGGGGCTGTCCTGCTGGGTGCTGCTGAGACACTTTGAGGGCAGAGCCAGAGCATTTCTGCTCATGCCTGACCCCGGGAAGATGCCGCAGCTGGAGGAGAGTCTCTCTGAGGAGTATCTCTCCAATATCCTCAGAGACATTGACATATGGTACGTCCTAGCCCAGGGTAGACCCAGTAGCTGCCACATCAGGCCTGCCAGGGGGTGGGAGGTAGGCCCACGTCCCACGGGCCACACAACCATGCATGACCAGGTGGATCCAGACAGAGGCCAGGGTCAGGTCAGACACCGCCAGCCAGGCTCTGTGAGAGGGGCAGTGCCCACAGGTGAGGAGACGCAATCCTGCCCTTGGGGACGTCCTTCCCCAGCATGGACACTGCCCCTTCCCGGtggccagagcccagggcagggtgAGCAATGCCAGCACTTGCTGGGGGAGAGCCATGAAGGGAGAGACGAGCTTCCTGGCAAAGGGGCAGCTGTGTGTGGCCTTCAGGATGGAAAGTCCATGGCCAGCCCGGGGGCAGAGGCCGCTTGGGGGAGACCTGGAGAGCGAGCCCAGGGTGGGACCTCCCAGCACATGCTCGAGCACGGTCCCTGCTCCTTGGCCCCCAGACATGTAGGGTTTGATTGGGGTCCCCGCAATGATGTAGTACTTGAGCATGCACCCCAAATTAGTGCACATCTCTGCATTCATAAATATGCCCGAGCCTGCAGGAAATATTTGATCATGTATAttatcaaaatacaaatgtataaatatatgcaatataaacatata ATTGTTTCTAACCAATATGACAGGTCCACCAGTTTGCATTTGCCCAAACTGTCCATTTCCAACACCTATGATCTGAAAACCCTTCTGAGCAAACTGGGCATCACTAAGGTCTTCAGCAACGAGGCTGACCTTTCAGGGATCGCTGAGGAGGTGCCCCTGAAGCTGTCCAAG GTCTCACATAAGGCTGTGCTGAGAATCGATGAGAATGGAATGGGGCATTCTAGGGCCACCCTTCTGGAAGACAGCACCTGGTCTAGGCCTCTAACCACCAAATTCAACCGGCCCTTCTTAATCGTCATCAAGGATGAAAATACCAACATTCCTCTCTTCATGGGAAAGATGGTGAACCCCATGAGTAAATAG